The Planococcus donghaensis genome contains a region encoding:
- the hemA gene encoding glutamyl-tRNA reductase, producing MHTLVVGVNYRSAPVEIREKLSFIETDLPQAMEALKQQKSILENVIVSTCNRTEIYAVVDQLHTGKYYVKQFLADYFDLPKEEISQYLFIHEQDAAIEHLFRVTAGIDSMVLGETQILGQVRNSFLAGQEHGTTGTVFNQLFKQAVTLAKKAHSETAIGENAVSVSYAAVELGKKIFGSLKNKHVVILGAGKMGELAIKNLQGSGADRITVINRTFEKAELLADKFGGNAKPLSQLQCALLEADILISSTGSTDFVIDLELMQFVEKLRKGKPLFMVDIAVPRDMDPRIGDLPNVFLYDIDDMQGIVEANLAERERAAGEIMTMIDQEAILFNEWLSTLGVVPVISALRQKALGIQAETMASIENKMPDLTDREKKILNKHTKSIINQLLKDPILQAKEMGGAPKSREQLELFMQIFGIEEEVEKEIEKQSKAPQKKTDKDVLQTENSSTETPGYSF from the coding sequence ATGCACACATTAGTGGTCGGTGTGAATTATCGCTCTGCACCTGTGGAGATTCGTGAAAAGCTATCATTTATCGAAACTGATTTACCACAGGCAATGGAAGCGTTAAAACAACAAAAAAGCATATTGGAAAATGTGATTGTTTCCACCTGCAACCGGACGGAAATTTATGCAGTCGTGGATCAACTTCACACAGGTAAGTACTATGTGAAACAGTTTCTTGCGGATTATTTTGACTTGCCGAAAGAAGAAATTTCACAGTACTTATTTATTCATGAGCAAGATGCAGCGATTGAGCATTTGTTCCGTGTAACAGCTGGTATCGATTCCATGGTATTGGGCGAAACACAAATTTTGGGCCAAGTAAGAAATAGTTTTCTTGCTGGACAAGAACATGGGACAACTGGGACTGTTTTTAATCAATTGTTCAAACAGGCTGTAACTTTAGCGAAAAAGGCACATTCGGAAACAGCAATTGGTGAAAATGCTGTTTCCGTATCGTATGCAGCTGTTGAACTCGGTAAGAAGATTTTTGGTAGCCTAAAAAACAAACATGTTGTTATTTTAGGTGCCGGAAAAATGGGCGAATTGGCGATCAAAAATTTGCAAGGTAGTGGAGCGGACCGAATAACGGTTATTAACCGGACGTTCGAAAAAGCTGAACTACTGGCAGATAAGTTTGGTGGCAATGCAAAACCGCTAAGCCAATTGCAATGTGCATTGTTAGAAGCGGACATCTTAATATCTTCTACAGGTTCAACTGATTTTGTCATTGACCTTGAATTGATGCAGTTTGTAGAGAAACTTCGCAAAGGCAAACCGTTGTTTATGGTTGATATCGCAGTACCACGCGATATGGATCCTCGCATCGGCGATTTACCAAATGTCTTCTTATACGACATTGATGACATGCAAGGAATTGTAGAAGCGAATTTAGCAGAGCGCGAACGTGCAGCGGGTGAAATCATGACAATGATCGATCAAGAAGCAATTCTGTTTAACGAGTGGCTATCAACGCTTGGCGTGGTTCCAGTAATTTCTGCACTTCGACAAAAAGCGCTTGGCATTCAGGCGGAGACGATGGCAAGTATCGAAAACAAAATGCCGGATTTGACGGATCGTGAAAAGAAAATTCTTAACAAACACACCAAATCGATTATCAACCAATTATTGAAAGACCCAATTTTGCAAGCGAAAGAAATGGGCGGTGCCCCTAAATCGCGTGAACAGCTAGAGTTGTTTATGCAAATTTTCGGGATCGAAGAGGAAGTTGAAAAAGAGATAGAAAAGCAGTCGAAAGCTCCACAGAAGAAAACAGATAAAGACGTTCTTCAAACCGAAAATTCATCAACTGAAACTCCCGGGTATTCATTTTAA